Proteins encoded within one genomic window of Actinoplanes octamycinicus:
- a CDS encoding RNA-guided endonuclease InsQ/TnpB family protein, which produces MQLRYNFRVTPDASQRTALAQAFGCARVVFNDGLRLRQQAREAGGKYISDGDLSKLVITQAKATEDRAWLGEVSAVVLQQSLADLNIAYRNFFNSLSGKRQGRKVAPPRFRSRKDSRQAIRFTKNSRFKILDNGRLRLPKIGDLAVRWSRTLPSEPSSVTIVKDAAGRYFASFVVQTGEDEGLPPVDTEIGIDLGLTHFAVMSDGTKVTAPKFLRRAARKLKRLQQALCRKTKGSNRRKKAVIKVARAHARVADTRRDWQHKLSTAIIRDNQAVYVEDLCVTGLGRTRLAKSVHDAGWASFTTMLEYKAARYGRTFARVDRFFPSTRMCCDCGRINDKMTLNVREWDCPCGSHHDRDVNAAINIKAAGQADFNDRRAQVRPGLVPAPRNEAVTRQNAARATRSVAGIAVL; this is translated from the coding sequence ATGCAGCTCCGTTACAACTTCCGGGTCACTCCGGACGCCTCCCAGCGCACCGCGCTGGCGCAGGCGTTCGGGTGTGCCCGCGTGGTTTTCAACGACGGACTCAGGCTGCGTCAGCAGGCCCGCGAAGCAGGCGGGAAGTACATCTCCGATGGAGACCTGTCGAAGCTGGTCATCACCCAGGCCAAGGCCACCGAGGACCGGGCGTGGCTGGGCGAGGTGTCGGCGGTGGTGTTGCAGCAGTCCCTCGCCGATCTGAACATCGCGTACCGCAACTTCTTCAACTCACTGTCGGGCAAGCGCCAGGGCCGCAAGGTCGCCCCGCCCCGGTTCCGGTCGCGCAAGGACAGCCGGCAGGCGATCCGGTTCACCAAGAACTCACGGTTCAAGATCCTCGACAACGGCCGTCTGCGGCTGCCGAAGATCGGCGATCTTGCGGTGCGCTGGTCCCGGACGCTGCCCTCGGAACCGTCCAGCGTGACCATCGTCAAGGACGCGGCCGGACGGTACTTCGCCTCGTTCGTCGTACAGACCGGCGAGGATGAGGGGTTGCCGCCGGTCGACACCGAGATCGGTATCGACCTGGGCTTGACCCACTTCGCGGTCATGTCCGACGGCACGAAGGTGACCGCGCCGAAGTTCCTGCGGCGTGCGGCCCGCAAGCTCAAGCGGTTGCAGCAAGCTCTGTGCCGCAAGACCAAGGGCAGCAACCGCCGCAAGAAGGCTGTCATCAAGGTCGCCAGGGCGCACGCCCGGGTGGCTGACACCCGGCGCGACTGGCAGCACAAACTGTCCACGGCGATCATCCGCGACAACCAAGCGGTGTACGTCGAGGACCTGTGCGTGACCGGTCTCGGCCGGACCCGGCTCGCCAAGAGCGTGCACGACGCGGGCTGGGCCAGCTTCACCACCATGCTGGAATACAAAGCGGCCCGGTACGGGCGCACGTTCGCCCGGGTGGACCGGTTCTTCCCATCCACCCGGATGTGCTGCGACTGTGGCCGGATCAACGACAAGATGACGCTCAACGTTCGGGAGTGGGACTGCCCCTGCGGCAGTCACCACGACCGGGACGTCAACGCCGCCATCAACATCAAGGCCGCCGGGCAGGCGGACTTCAACGACCGTCGAGCGCAGGTAAGACCAGGACTCGTCCCGGCACCGCGCAATGAAGCGGTAACCCGCCAGAACGCCGCGCGTGCCACGCGCAGCGTGGCTGGAATCGCCGTCCTTTAG
- a CDS encoding SbtR family transcriptional regulator produces MISTAPDQDATASTTAHREKFLASTRTVLDRARQAGILHPDLTEDDLHRLVCGTAFALRIGADPTDRLERYLQVLLDSIRAGHP; encoded by the coding sequence GTGATCTCAACGGCTCCCGACCAGGACGCCACCGCGAGCACCACCGCCCACCGCGAGAAGTTCCTGGCCTCGACCCGCACCGTGCTAGACCGCGCCCGCCAGGCCGGCATCCTGCACCCCGACCTCACCGAGGACGACCTGCACCGCCTGGTCTGCGGCACCGCCTTCGCCCTCCGCATCGGCGCCGATCCCACCGATCGGCTCGAGCGCTACCTGCAGGTCCTCCTCGACAGCATTCGCGCCGGGCACCCCTGA
- a CDS encoding DUF6882 domain-containing protein — translation MGFFKRKDRSNGVSDIDEADLGVLLLQGEDMINQLAEAHTSWGLGTADRWDLDQRTGIITWTFADRTAAAAAQIIGSHNPSTSSWLWAWANESILAEMSRESRAVRDWAERHGQQALAEPRIQADAELAATLSALAVRITRATGFYRGTGSAAIPVITFGPVTLTDENGKTSTFKVDVS, via the coding sequence ATGGGGTTCTTCAAGCGTAAGGACAGGTCGAACGGCGTGTCAGACATTGACGAGGCAGACCTCGGTGTCCTGCTGTTGCAGGGCGAGGACATGATCAACCAGCTCGCTGAGGCGCACACCTCCTGGGGCCTCGGCACGGCGGACCGGTGGGACCTCGACCAACGCACCGGAATCATCACGTGGACCTTCGCGGACCGGACCGCAGCTGCCGCGGCGCAGATCATCGGCAGTCACAACCCATCGACCTCCTCCTGGCTCTGGGCGTGGGCCAACGAGTCGATCCTGGCCGAGATGAGCCGGGAATCGCGTGCGGTGCGGGACTGGGCCGAGCGGCACGGCCAGCAGGCCCTCGCCGAACCGAGGATCCAGGCCGATGCCGAGCTCGCGGCCACGCTGTCCGCTCTCGCCGTCAGGATCACCCGCGCGACGGGGTTCTATCGGGGAACGGGGAGTGCGGCCATTCCCGTCATCACTTTCGGGCCGGTCACGCTGACCGACGAGAACGGGAAGACCTCCACGTTCAAGGTCGACGTGAGCTGA
- a CDS encoding SMI1/KNR4 family protein has translation MTAFDTAAELAARDVGEFLRRFTRAWNLPAESKGLPRDGAVPAALREAYAIGDLLDPRALEVQGEVLVFHYADPMITETRWGIPLDTVDQADPPVVIDTGGGWQPYLDRVSLACVDVALTAVIQEHDEELCNACELPAELVGPALAAFDRVPLPDLPMWIDVEESPVRWWSRPGQLLRTHGEGGVWLWASAQTRADLDAMYAALPGADWCN, from the coding sequence GTGACCGCCTTCGACACGGCCGCGGAGCTGGCGGCGCGGGACGTGGGGGAGTTCCTGCGCCGGTTCACCCGCGCCTGGAACCTCCCCGCGGAGAGCAAGGGCCTGCCCCGGGACGGTGCGGTGCCGGCGGCGCTGCGTGAGGCGTATGCGATCGGTGACCTCCTGGATCCCCGGGCGCTGGAGGTGCAGGGAGAGGTTCTGGTCTTCCACTACGCCGACCCGATGATCACCGAGACGAGATGGGGCATCCCGCTCGACACCGTCGATCAGGCGGACCCGCCGGTGGTCATCGACACCGGAGGCGGCTGGCAGCCGTATCTCGACCGGGTGTCGCTGGCCTGCGTCGACGTGGCCCTGACCGCGGTCATCCAGGAGCACGACGAGGAACTGTGCAACGCCTGCGAGCTGCCCGCGGAGCTGGTCGGCCCGGCCCTGGCCGCCTTCGACCGGGTCCCGCTGCCCGACCTGCCCATGTGGATCGACGTCGAGGAGTCGCCGGTGCGCTGGTGGTCCCGGCCCGGCCAGTTGCTGCGCACCCACGGCGAGGGCGGGGTCTGGCTGTGGGCCAGCGCCCAGACCAGGGCCGACCTGGACGCGATGTACGCCGCCCTCCCCGGCGCGGACTGGTGCAACTGA
- a CDS encoding AfsR/SARP family transcriptional regulator, which yields MRFGVLGVVEAWIGGRSVELGHARQRCVLGVLLVEAGRPVTVDQLIDRVWGGSAPQRAAGALYSYLSRLRGAIAGADGVEVRREPGGYLLTVDPHAVDLHEFRDLSALARAAESDRAAADLFGRALELWRGEPFAGLDTPWLGATRRTLLGERFAAELDRNDVLLRLGRHAELLPALSAAIAEHPLDERLAGQAMLTLYRCGRQADADEQYRRIRRALADELGSDPGAALRRLHEQILAADPALDAAVAEPGGVVAAAAGTTPVPMQLPADVRAFTGRTEEIAALDRLLVAPGGAEPPLTVALLSGTAGVGKSALAVRWAQRVRDAFPDGQLYVNLRGYDTEQPVAVADALAGFLTALGVRGPEIPPGTDERAARYRSELTGRRMLVLLDNASSVEQVRPLLPGTGSCLVLVTSRDSLPGMVAVHGAERVNLDLLPLPDALGLLRKLIGARVDAEPAAARALAAACARLPLALRIAAELAAERADVPLAELVAELGDHRVRLDLLDAGGDPRAEVRAVFSWSYQNLPEAAARVFRLLGLHPGETAHVDAIAALTGVPAGEARRLLGVLTRASLVQAGRGGRYGMHDLLRVYAAELATGHDGETDRRAALTRLFDHYLTGAVAAMATLYPADAAAPGDPEAARAWIEAERPNLAAICTYGAAHGFHRHTIALAETLFRYLDAAGPVAEAATVTASAVSAARAIGDHGAQARALSHLGRLHRRQGRLHDAAATYRQALSRYAEVPDPAAEALVLRNLGSVDWRLGDYRQAADHYRRAWTLYEQLGDQAGQADALVRLGLVDARLGDHPQAVRRFEAALELYATLGDRFSEAYVLSLLARQPHHPAGLDRAAAHLEQSLGAVRRTGDRTAEAYALTDLAAVQARQGRLSEAAGQLRRALVLHRRIGDRASEAEALNDLGQVLRAAGDAVEARTQHGQALELAEEIGDRYETARAHHGLAAALHDTGDPAAAQPHHDRARQLFADLRVPAAPPVEQRQVRA from the coding sequence GTGCGGTTCGGCGTGCTCGGCGTGGTGGAGGCCTGGATCGGCGGCCGGTCCGTCGAGCTGGGACACGCCCGGCAGCGATGTGTGCTCGGGGTGCTGCTCGTCGAGGCGGGCCGTCCGGTCACCGTGGACCAGCTGATCGACCGGGTGTGGGGCGGGTCCGCGCCGCAGCGGGCCGCCGGCGCGCTGTACAGCTACCTGTCCCGGCTGCGCGGCGCGATCGCCGGCGCGGACGGCGTGGAGGTCCGCCGCGAGCCGGGCGGCTATCTGCTCACCGTCGACCCGCACGCGGTCGACCTGCACGAGTTCCGGGACCTGAGCGCGCTGGCCCGGGCCGCCGAGTCGGACCGGGCCGCCGCCGACCTGTTCGGCCGGGCGCTGGAGCTGTGGCGCGGCGAGCCGTTCGCCGGCCTGGACACGCCGTGGCTGGGGGCGACCCGGCGCACCCTGCTCGGTGAGCGGTTCGCCGCCGAGCTGGACCGCAACGACGTGCTGCTGCGGCTCGGCCGGCACGCCGAGCTGCTTCCGGCGCTGTCCGCGGCGATCGCCGAGCATCCGCTGGACGAGCGGCTGGCCGGGCAGGCGATGCTGACGCTGTACCGGTGCGGGCGGCAGGCCGACGCCGACGAGCAGTACCGGCGGATCCGCCGCGCCCTCGCCGACGAGCTGGGCAGCGACCCGGGCGCCGCGCTGCGCCGGCTGCACGAGCAGATCCTCGCCGCCGACCCGGCCCTGGACGCCGCGGTGGCCGAGCCCGGGGGAGTGGTCGCGGCGGCCGCCGGGACGACCCCGGTGCCGATGCAGCTGCCCGCCGACGTGCGGGCGTTCACCGGGCGTACCGAAGAGATCGCCGCCCTGGATCGCCTCCTGGTGGCGCCGGGCGGCGCCGAGCCACCGCTCACCGTCGCGTTGCTCTCCGGCACCGCCGGGGTCGGCAAGTCGGCGCTGGCCGTGCGGTGGGCGCAGCGGGTCCGGGACGCCTTCCCGGACGGGCAGCTGTATGTGAACCTGCGCGGCTACGACACCGAACAGCCGGTCGCGGTCGCCGACGCGCTGGCCGGGTTCCTCACCGCGCTCGGCGTGCGCGGGCCGGAGATCCCGCCCGGCACCGACGAGCGGGCCGCCCGTTACCGCTCCGAGCTGACCGGCCGCCGGATGCTGGTGCTGCTGGACAACGCGTCCTCGGTGGAGCAGGTCCGCCCGCTGCTGCCCGGCACCGGATCCTGCCTGGTGCTGGTCACCAGCCGCGACTCGCTGCCCGGCATGGTCGCGGTGCACGGCGCCGAGCGGGTCAACCTCGACCTGCTGCCGCTGCCCGACGCGCTCGGGCTGCTGCGCAAGCTGATCGGCGCCCGGGTCGACGCCGAGCCGGCCGCCGCCCGGGCCCTCGCCGCGGCCTGCGCCCGGCTGCCGCTCGCCCTGCGGATCGCCGCCGAGCTGGCCGCCGAGCGCGCCGACGTGCCGCTCGCCGAGCTGGTCGCCGAGCTGGGCGACCACCGGGTGCGGCTGGACCTGCTGGACGCGGGCGGCGATCCGCGGGCCGAGGTGCGGGCGGTGTTCTCCTGGTCGTACCAGAACCTGCCGGAGGCCGCGGCCCGGGTGTTCCGGCTGCTCGGGCTGCACCCGGGGGAGACCGCGCACGTCGACGCGATCGCGGCGCTGACCGGTGTCCCGGCCGGCGAGGCGCGGCGGCTGCTCGGCGTGCTGACCCGGGCCAGTCTGGTCCAGGCCGGCCGCGGCGGCCGTTACGGCATGCACGACCTGCTGCGGGTCTACGCCGCCGAGCTGGCCACCGGCCACGACGGCGAGACCGACCGGCGGGCCGCGCTGACCCGGCTGTTCGACCACTACCTGACCGGCGCGGTCGCCGCGATGGCCACGCTCTACCCGGCGGACGCCGCCGCGCCCGGCGACCCGGAGGCGGCCCGCGCCTGGATCGAGGCGGAGCGGCCCAACCTGGCCGCGATCTGCACCTACGGTGCCGCGCACGGCTTCCACCGGCACACCATCGCGCTGGCCGAGACCCTGTTCCGCTACCTCGACGCGGCCGGTCCGGTCGCCGAGGCGGCCACCGTCACCGCGTCCGCCGTGTCCGCGGCCCGCGCGATCGGCGACCACGGCGCGCAGGCCCGCGCGCTGTCCCATCTGGGCCGGTTGCATCGGCGCCAGGGCCGCTTGCACGACGCGGCCGCGACCTATCGGCAAGCCCTTTCGCGGTACGCCGAAGTGCCCGACCCGGCGGCCGAGGCGCTGGTCCTGCGCAACCTGGGCAGCGTCGACTGGCGACTGGGCGACTACCGGCAGGCGGCCGACCACTACCGCCGGGCCTGGACGCTCTACGAGCAGCTGGGCGACCAGGCCGGCCAGGCCGACGCGCTGGTCCGGCTGGGACTGGTCGACGCCCGGCTCGGCGACCACCCGCAGGCGGTGCGGCGCTTCGAGGCCGCCCTGGAGCTGTACGCGACACTGGGTGACCGGTTCAGCGAGGCGTACGTGCTGTCCCTGCTCGCCCGGCAGCCGCACCACCCGGCCGGCCTCGACCGGGCCGCCGCCCACCTGGAGCAGAGCCTCGGCGCGGTCCGCCGCACCGGTGACCGCACCGCGGAGGCGTACGCGCTGACCGACCTGGCCGCCGTCCAGGCCCGCCAGGGCCGCCTCAGCGAGGCCGCCGGCCAGCTGCGCCGCGCGCTGGTCCTGCACCGCCGGATCGGCGACCGGGCCAGCGAGGCGGAGGCGCTCAACGACCTCGGCCAGGTGCTGCGCGCCGCCGGGGACGCGGTGGAGGCCCGCACCCAGCACGGCCAGGCCCTGGAACTCGCCGAGGAGATAGGCGACCGGTACGAGACGGCGCGCGCCCACCACGGCCTCGCCGCCGCCCTGCACGACACCGGCGATCCGGCGGCCGCCCAGCCGCACCACGACCGCGCCCGGCAGCTCTTCGCCGACCTGCGGGTGCCGGCTGCCCCGCCCGTCGAGCAGCGGCAGGTGCGAGCGTGA
- a CDS encoding VOC family protein, which yields MIKGLSKIEVITLFAEDLAATRAFYEDVFGLEVVWSDEASAVVRLDNLMINILRADRADTLVEPHPVAAAQTGARLLITIEVADANAVHEQLKQHGVTILNGPVDRPWGRRTVAFTDPAGNAWEVAQILRQPS from the coding sequence GTGATCAAAGGGCTCAGCAAGATCGAGGTCATCACCCTCTTCGCCGAGGACCTGGCCGCCACGCGGGCGTTCTACGAGGACGTCTTCGGCCTCGAGGTGGTCTGGTCGGACGAGGCCTCGGCGGTGGTCCGCCTGGACAACCTGATGATCAACATCTTGCGCGCGGACCGGGCGGACACCCTGGTCGAGCCGCATCCGGTGGCCGCGGCGCAGACCGGAGCCCGCTTGCTGATCACCATCGAGGTGGCCGACGCGAACGCGGTCCACGAGCAACTCAAGCAGCACGGCGTGACCATCCTGAACGGCCCGGTCGACCGCCCGTGGGGCCGCCGCACGGTAGCCTTCACCGACCCGGCCGGCAACGCCTGGGAGGTCGCCCAGATCCTGCGGCAGCCGTCCTGA
- a CDS encoding Rrf2 family transcriptional regulator — translation MSSNSRVTIAAHALAWLELARRRGKPWLTSDEVAASVNTNPVILRRSLGDLRKAGLVKARRGAGAGFALARPAEEITMFDVWAAVDREPLLALHHSEPNRECPVGRGIQPVLTDVYDDASEAFGAALRRRTIAGMLERILQ, via the coding sequence ATGTCTTCGAACAGCAGAGTGACGATTGCCGCGCACGCGCTGGCCTGGCTGGAGCTGGCCCGCCGGCGCGGCAAGCCCTGGCTCACCTCCGACGAGGTCGCCGCGAGCGTCAACACCAACCCGGTCATCCTCCGCCGCAGCCTCGGCGACCTGCGCAAGGCCGGCCTGGTCAAGGCGCGCCGGGGTGCCGGGGCCGGGTTCGCGCTGGCCCGCCCGGCCGAGGAGATCACCATGTTCGACGTGTGGGCGGCGGTCGACCGGGAGCCGCTGCTGGCACTGCACCACTCGGAGCCGAACCGGGAGTGTCCGGTCGGCCGGGGCATCCAGCCGGTCCTGACCGATGTGTACGACGACGCCTCCGAGGCGTTCGGGGCGGCGCTGCGCCGCCGGACGATCGCCGGGATGCTGGAGAGGATCCTGCAGTGA
- a CDS encoding NIPSNAP family protein: MIVELRQYTLRPGRRDELIELFDREFVESQERLGMSVLGQFRDRDRPDVFVWLRGFPDMAVRGRALPEFYGGPVWREHGPAANATMVDSDDVLLLRAIVPPPRSPRDTGRPASALTATIWYRDRPFDDEFERWFAGQGSGAVAVFTSEYSANDFPRLPVREGEHAFLWFSTEDAEVAVPDHFAVVKTERLSLTPTARSAFR, translated from the coding sequence GTGATCGTCGAGCTCCGGCAGTACACGCTGCGTCCCGGCCGCCGGGACGAGCTGATCGAGCTGTTCGACCGGGAGTTCGTCGAGTCGCAGGAGCGGCTGGGGATGAGCGTGCTCGGCCAGTTCCGCGACCGGGACCGGCCGGACGTGTTCGTCTGGCTGCGCGGCTTCCCCGACATGGCGGTGCGTGGCCGGGCCCTGCCGGAGTTCTACGGCGGCCCGGTGTGGCGCGAGCACGGCCCGGCGGCGAACGCCACGATGGTCGACTCGGACGACGTGCTGTTGCTGCGCGCGATCGTGCCACCGCCGCGGTCACCCCGCGACACCGGGCGACCGGCGTCCGCGCTGACCGCGACGATCTGGTACCGCGACCGGCCCTTCGACGACGAGTTCGAGCGGTGGTTCGCCGGTCAGGGCAGCGGCGCGGTCGCCGTCTTCACCAGCGAGTATTCGGCGAACGACTTCCCGCGGCTGCCGGTGCGCGAGGGTGAGCACGCGTTCCTGTGGTTCTCCACGGAGGACGCCGAGGTGGCCGTGCCCGATCACTTCGCCGTGGTGAAGACCGAGCGGCTGAGTCTGACGCCGACCGCCCGGTCCGCCTTCCGCTAA
- a CDS encoding peroxiredoxin → MSIGKGDIAPDFELPDQDGTPRRLTDLLANGPVVLFFYPGAMTKGCTAEACHFRDLAAEYREAGVQRVGISRDPVEKQKLFAETYTFDYPLLSDPESATIAAYGVKRKLNLGPLSTKRMTFVIGTDRTILDVIHSELDMNQHAAQALSVAAAAKA, encoded by the coding sequence ATGAGCATCGGCAAGGGCGACATCGCACCCGACTTCGAACTGCCCGACCAGGACGGCACGCCGCGGCGGCTGACCGACCTGCTCGCCAACGGTCCCGTGGTCCTGTTCTTCTACCCCGGGGCGATGACCAAGGGCTGCACCGCGGAGGCCTGCCACTTCCGCGACCTGGCCGCCGAGTACCGCGAGGCCGGGGTGCAGCGGGTCGGGATCAGCCGGGACCCGGTCGAGAAGCAGAAGCTCTTCGCCGAGACCTACACCTTCGACTACCCGCTGCTGTCCGACCCGGAGTCGGCGACGATCGCGGCGTACGGGGTGAAGCGCAAGCTCAACCTGGGCCCGCTGAGCACCAAGCGGATGACCTTCGTGATCGGCACCGACCGGACGATCCTCGACGTGATCCACAGCGAGCTGGACATGAACCAGCACGCGGCGCAGGCGCTCAGCGTGGCGGCCGCGGCCAAGGCCTGA
- a CDS encoding histidinol-phosphate aminotransferase family protein encodes MSGPFTVRVATHQDRDEIFRLRHEVYAVELRQYPIDPRGRLDEPADSGNVHLLVLAGDELAGFVSLTPPSAPRYFVERYLNEAAARRVRADSPYEIRALTVRAKHRRGPVAALLMYAVLRWVVARGGRSVIAMGRAETQDMYARLGLRRTGVEFTAGAQRYGLMRGDVAAGRVVVAQRYRRLLPRLGALVRWELDVPFDASPEHCAHGGRSFDAIGTSFDRLDRRDRIVTADVLDAWFPPAPGVLAALTADPAWLARTSPPAQADGLITEIAKARGVDRDAIVVGAGSSDLIYRGLPRLIGAGSRVLLMQPTYGEYPHLVGKLGARADVLRLRPETGWRLDLDELERALQRGYDLVVLVNPGNPTGRHVDADALWRVLRTAPASTTIWVDEAYVDYAGPAQTLEPRVALAGNLIVCKTMSKAYALSGLRVGYLVASGPLAADLRRWSPPWPVALPAQLAGIRALQDPGHYQRCWQRTGDLRRTLADGLRSAADVEVVESEANFVLVRLAREGMAAEVRGRCEEHGVFVRDVSPLSPDFRDRYVRVAVKDVTEIRRIVAAVSGS; translated from the coding sequence ATGTCAGGACCGTTCACCGTCCGGGTCGCCACGCACCAGGACCGGGACGAGATCTTCCGGTTGCGGCATGAGGTGTACGCGGTCGAGCTGCGGCAGTACCCGATCGATCCGCGCGGGCGCCTGGACGAGCCGGCCGACAGCGGGAACGTGCACCTGCTGGTGCTGGCCGGGGACGAGCTGGCCGGGTTCGTGAGCCTGACGCCGCCGTCGGCGCCGCGGTACTTCGTCGAGCGGTACCTGAACGAGGCGGCCGCGCGGCGGGTGCGGGCCGATTCGCCGTACGAGATCCGGGCCCTGACCGTGCGCGCGAAGCACCGCCGTGGCCCGGTGGCGGCCCTGCTGATGTACGCGGTCCTGCGCTGGGTCGTCGCGCGTGGCGGGCGGAGCGTGATCGCGATGGGCCGGGCCGAGACCCAGGACATGTACGCCCGGCTGGGCCTGCGGCGGACCGGCGTGGAGTTCACCGCGGGCGCGCAGCGCTACGGGCTGATGCGCGGTGACGTGGCCGCCGGGCGGGTCGTCGTCGCGCAGCGGTACCGGCGGCTGCTGCCCCGGCTCGGCGCACTGGTGCGGTGGGAGCTGGACGTGCCGTTCGACGCGTCGCCGGAGCACTGCGCGCACGGCGGCCGGTCCTTCGACGCGATCGGGACCAGCTTCGACCGGCTGGACCGGCGGGACCGCATCGTCACCGCGGACGTGCTGGACGCGTGGTTCCCGCCCGCGCCCGGCGTGCTGGCCGCACTGACCGCGGACCCGGCCTGGCTGGCGCGGACCTCGCCGCCGGCCCAGGCGGACGGGCTGATCACCGAGATCGCCAAGGCCCGCGGCGTGGACCGGGACGCGATCGTGGTCGGGGCCGGCTCGTCCGACCTGATCTACCGGGGCCTGCCCCGGCTGATCGGCGCGGGCTCCCGGGTGCTGCTCATGCAGCCGACCTACGGCGAGTACCCGCACCTGGTCGGGAAGCTCGGCGCCCGCGCGGACGTGCTGCGGCTGCGCCCGGAGACCGGGTGGCGGCTCGACCTGGACGAGCTGGAGCGGGCGCTGCAGCGTGGGTACGACCTGGTGGTGCTGGTCAACCCGGGCAACCCGACCGGCCGGCACGTCGACGCCGACGCGCTGTGGCGGGTGCTGCGGACCGCGCCGGCGAGCACCACGATCTGGGTGGACGAGGCGTACGTCGACTATGCCGGCCCGGCACAGACGCTGGAGCCGCGGGTGGCCCTGGCCGGCAACCTGATCGTCTGCAAGACCATGTCCAAGGCCTACGCCCTCTCCGGCCTGCGGGTCGGCTACCTGGTCGCGTCCGGGCCGCTCGCCGCCGACCTGCGCCGCTGGTCGCCGCCCTGGCCGGTGGCGCTGCCCGCGCAGCTCGCCGGGATCCGGGCGCTGCAGGACCCCGGGCACTACCAGCGGTGCTGGCAGCGCACCGGGGACCTGCGGCGGACTCTCGCCGACGGGCTGCGCTCGGCGGCGGACGTCGAGGTGGTCGAGTCGGAGGCGAACTTCGTGCTGGTCCGGCTGGCCCGCGAGGGGATGGCCGCCGAGGTGCGCGGCCGGTGCGAGGAGCACGGGGTGTTCGTCCGGGACGTGTCCCCGCTCTCGCCGGACTTCCGCGACCGCTACGTGCGGGTCGCCGTCAAGGACGTCACGGAGATCCGCCGGATCGTGGCGGCCGTCAGCGGAAGCTGA
- a CDS encoding roadblock/LC7 domain-containing protein has protein sequence MQDLSWLLDDFAEGTSGVAHVVVVSADGMLLAASKDLPGEPAGQLSAIVSGVVSLTTGAAALITGGVVKQTIIQMQSGYLFLMSISNGSSMTVLASNDCDLGQVGYEMALLVERIGEYLSPAPRPAGT, from the coding sequence ATGCAGGACCTGAGCTGGCTGCTCGACGACTTCGCGGAGGGCACCTCGGGCGTCGCGCACGTCGTGGTGGTCTCCGCCGACGGCATGCTGCTGGCCGCCTCCAAGGACCTGCCCGGCGAGCCGGCCGGCCAGCTGTCCGCCATCGTCAGCGGCGTGGTCAGCCTGACCACCGGCGCGGCGGCGCTGATCACCGGCGGCGTGGTGAAGCAGACCATCATCCAGATGCAGAGCGGCTACCTGTTCCTGATGTCGATCAGCAACGGCTCGTCGATGACCGTGCTCGCCTCCAACGACTGCGACCTCGGCCAGGTCGGCTACGAGATGGCCCTGCTGGTGGAGCGGATCGGCGAATACCTGTCCCCGGCCCCGCGCCCGGCCGGCACCTGA